Within Xanthomonas theicola, the genomic segment CGGACGCCGTGGCCGTCGCCACGGCGTCCGGGTCGCGGTGGAGCAACGCACCGGGCCGTCGCCAGAAGGGTGAGGCGCAATGGCCTGCGCCCCGGCCGGGCGTCTTGCCGCGGCCGCCGGTTGGCGCGGCGCTATCCTCATGACGGGCTGCGGTTCACGCTGCCGCCATTGGCCGGGCGGCACGGTGCGGCGGCAGGGGAAGCGCCGGCGGCGGCGCGCGGGCGCTGGTAGACAGTTTCCTGATGAGGCCAGGCCGGTCCCGGCATTTGCCCCTTCTGCTGGCCGGAGAGCTAGAATCGACGGCCATGTAAACGTTTTCTCAAGGACCCCATGGCTTCGGATCGCATCGAATCGCTCATCGCCCGCATGACCGTCGAAGAGAAGGTCGGCCAGCTCGGCGTCTTCGCCGACATGGTGCGCCCGTTCGCGCCGGACGTGAATCCGGAGGCGAACGTCAGCAATGCCGACGAGGTGCTGCAGCAGGTGCGCGCCGGCCTGGTCGGTTCGCTGTTCAACGGCGTGGGCGCCGAGCTGGGGCGGCGCATCCAGCAGGTGGCGCTGCAGGAGAGCCGGCTGGGCATTCCGGTGATCCTGGCCGCGGACGTGATCCACGGCATGCGCACCGTGTTCCCGATCCCACTGGGCGAGGCCGCCAGCTTCGAGCCGGACCTGGCCGAGCGCACAGCGCGCGCCACCGCGATCGAGGCCACCGCCGCCGGCATCCACTGGACCTATGCGCCGGCGGTGGACATCGCCCGCGACCAGCGCTGGGGCCGCGGCGCCGAGGGCGCCGGCGAGGACGTGGTGCTGGGCTGCGCGTTCGCCGCCGCGCGCGTGCGCGGCTTCCACGGCCCGGACCTGCGCGCGCACGACGCGCTGCTGGCCACGCCCAAGCACTTCGCCGCGTACGGCGCGGTCGCCGCGGGCATGGAATACAACAGCGTGGACCTCGCCCCGCAGACCCTGCGCGACGTGCACCTGCCACCTTTCCAGGCCGCATTCGGCGCCGGCGCGCTGAGCGTGATGACCTCGTTCAACGACATCAACGGCGTGCCGGCCAGCGCCAACCATGAACTGCTGACCGAGATCCTGCGCGGCGAATGGAAGTTTCCCGGCGTGGTCGTTTCCGACTACACCGCCGACATGGAACTGATTGCGCACGGCTATGCGGCCGACGCGCGCGATGCGACCAGGAAGGCGTTCCTGGCCGGCATGGACATGAGCATGCAGAGCGGCTTCTACGCCGCGCACCTGCCCTCGCTGGTGGCCGACGGCGAAGTGCCGGTGACCGCGCTGGACGAAGCGGTGCGGCGGGTGCTGGCGCTGAAGGACGCCATCGGCCTGTTCGACGATCCGTACCGCTCGCTGGACCCGCAACGCGAGGCCGACCAGGCGCACATCGCCGCGCACGATGCGCTGTCGCGCGAGGCGGCGCGGCGCTCGATCGTGCTGCTGAAGAACGATGGCGCGGTGCTGCCGCTGCGCAAGCGCGGGCAGAAGATCGCGCTGATCGGGCCGTTCGCGCAGGACCGCGAGAACATCGAGGGCTGCTGGACGCTGTTCGGCGACACCACCCGCTACGTGACCCTGGAGGCCGGGGTGCGCGCGGCGCTGGACGCGGCCGGCGCGCTGACCGTGGCGCCGGGTTGCGCGCTGGAAGCGCCGCTGGACGGCGGCATCGAGGCCGCGGTGGCCGCCGCGCGCGGCGCCGACGTGGCCGTGCTGGCGCTGGGCGAACCGCAGCGCTACAGCGGCGAGGCGCAGTCGCGCACGCAGATCGTGCTGCCGCCGGCACAGCAGGCGCTGGCCGAGGCGGTCGCCGCCAGCGGCACGCCGCTGGTGGTGCTGCTGCGCAACGGCCGCGCGCTGGCGCTGCAGGGCGCGGTGCGCGACGCGGCGGCGATCGCGGTGACCTGGTACCTGGGCACGCAGACCGGCCCGGCGGTAGCCGACGTGTTGTTCGGCGACTACAATCCGTCGGCGCGGCTGCCGGTCAGCTTCCCGCTCGACCCGGGCCAGCAGCCGTACTTCTACAACCACCCGCGCACCGGCCGGCCGGAACTGCCGACGATGAGCGAGTTCAAGGCGCGCTGGCGCGAGATCCCGAATGCGCCGCTGTATCCGTTCGGCCATGGCCTGAGCTACACCCGCTTCGCCTACGGCGCGCCGCGGCTGGACCGCACCCGGCTGGGCTGGGACGACACGCTGACGGTGACCGCCCGCATCGACAACGTCGGCGATCGCGCCGGCGAGGAGGTGGTGCAGCTGTACCTGCACGACCGCGTCGCCAGCCGGGTGCGCCCGGTGCGCGAACTGAAGGGCTTCCGCAAGGTGTGGCTGGCGCCAGGACAGGGCATGGACGTGGTGTTCACCCTGAACCGCCGCACGCTGGCCTTCAGCAGCCGCGACGGTCGCTTCGAGGCCGAGCCGGGAATGTTCGACCTGTGGGTGTGCGCCTCCTCGGCCAGCGGCGAGCCGGTCGGCTTCGAGCTGCTGGCGCAGGCCTAGCGCGCCATCCGTGCCGGGCAGGCCGCGCCCCGGGCCGGTGGTCTGGGTGCGCGCCGTGCCCGGCGCCCGTCTGCCCGAGCGCGCGCGGCGCAACCTGCATGGGATGGATGTCACGCGTTGTCTCCGCTTGCAATGGCGGCGCGTGACTGCGGCCACGGCTTGGCCGTTGTATGCTTGCCGTCCACACCCAGTTTGCTAGGTTCGGCCTTCGACCCCATCCGATAGGTGCACGTCATGAAACGTTCTCCCCTGGGTTTGGCTTGCGCGTTGGCAATGGGCCTGGCGCTGTCCGCGGCGCAGGCGGCGCCGGCGACCAAGACCGCGGAACGGCGCGGCGACTGGCCGTTCTCGGCGACCCCGTTCGCCACTTTCAACGAACCCTGGGCGATGAGTTTCCTGCCCGACGGCAGCGCCCTGATCAGCGAGAAGGGCGGCACGTTGAAGCGCTTCGACCCAGCCAGCGGCCGTACCGGCGCGGTGGGCGGCGTGCCCGCGGTCGCCTACGGCGGCCAGGGCGGCCTGGGCGACGTGCTGCCGCATCCGGGGTTCGCGCAGAACGGTTGGGTGTACCTGAGCTATGCCGAGGCCGGCAGCGGCGATACCCGCGGCGGCGCGGTGGCGCGCGCCAAGCTGACCCTGGACGGCAACGGCGGCGGCGCCTTGTCGCAGATGAAGGTGATCTGGCGTCAGCAGCCCAAGGTCTCCGGCAATGGCCACTATGGCCACCGCCTGGCATTCGGGCCCGACGGCAAGCTGTGGATCAGTTCCAGCGAGCGGCAGAAGTTCGATCCGGCGCAGGACATGAGCGGCAACCTGGGCAAGATCGTGCGCCTCAACGCCGATGGCAGCGTGCCGGCCGACAACCCGTTCGCGCGCCGCGGCGGCGTCGCCGCGCAGGTGTGGTCGCTCGGCCACCGCAATGTACTCGGCCTGGCCTTCGACGCCAACGGCCTGCTGTGGGAGCACGAGATGGGTCCGGCCGGCGGCGACGAGCTGAACCTGATCCAGCGCGGCGCCAATTATGGCTACCCGATCGTCTCCAATGGCGATCACTACGACGGGCGGCCGATCCCCGACCACGACACGCGTCCGGAATTCGCCGCGCCCAAGGTCAGCTGGACGCCG encodes:
- a CDS encoding PQQ-dependent sugar dehydrogenase: MKRSPLGLACALAMGLALSAAQAAPATKTAERRGDWPFSATPFATFNEPWAMSFLPDGSALISEKGGTLKRFDPASGRTGAVGGVPAVAYGGQGGLGDVLPHPGFAQNGWVYLSYAEAGSGDTRGGAVARAKLTLDGNGGGALSQMKVIWRQQPKVSGNGHYGHRLAFGPDGKLWISSSERQKFDPAQDMSGNLGKIVRLNADGSVPADNPFARRGGVAAQVWSLGHRNVLGLAFDANGLLWEHEMGPAGGDELNLIQRGANYGYPIVSNGDHYDGRPIPDHDTRPEFAAPKVSWTPVISPAGFVIYSGGKFPQWRGNGFIGGLSSQSLVRIEFNGENAREAARYDMGKRIREVEQGPDGALWLLEDGNGGRLLKLQPLEG
- a CDS encoding glycoside hydrolase family 3 N-terminal domain-containing protein; protein product: MASDRIESLIARMTVEEKVGQLGVFADMVRPFAPDVNPEANVSNADEVLQQVRAGLVGSLFNGVGAELGRRIQQVALQESRLGIPVILAADVIHGMRTVFPIPLGEAASFEPDLAERTARATAIEATAAGIHWTYAPAVDIARDQRWGRGAEGAGEDVVLGCAFAAARVRGFHGPDLRAHDALLATPKHFAAYGAVAAGMEYNSVDLAPQTLRDVHLPPFQAAFGAGALSVMTSFNDINGVPASANHELLTEILRGEWKFPGVVVSDYTADMELIAHGYAADARDATRKAFLAGMDMSMQSGFYAAHLPSLVADGEVPVTALDEAVRRVLALKDAIGLFDDPYRSLDPQREADQAHIAAHDALSREAARRSIVLLKNDGAVLPLRKRGQKIALIGPFAQDRENIEGCWTLFGDTTRYVTLEAGVRAALDAAGALTVAPGCALEAPLDGGIEAAVAAARGADVAVLALGEPQRYSGEAQSRTQIVLPPAQQALAEAVAASGTPLVVLLRNGRALALQGAVRDAAAIAVTWYLGTQTGPAVADVLFGDYNPSARLPVSFPLDPGQQPYFYNHPRTGRPELPTMSEFKARWREIPNAPLYPFGHGLSYTRFAYGAPRLDRTRLGWDDTLTVTARIDNVGDRAGEEVVQLYLHDRVASRVRPVRELKGFRKVWLAPGQGMDVVFTLNRRTLAFSSRDGRFEAEPGMFDLWVCASSASGEPVGFELLAQA